A region from the Sandaracinus amylolyticus genome encodes:
- the cglD gene encoding adventurous gliding motility lipoprotein CglD, giving the protein MTRATLFLAVTLALLAGCDGETTSSDDAGGHALPDAAPVIDAATPDAAAPDAGLADAGGDPPADAGQDGGSDAYVPPVDSDCDGLVDGPSREGWLGEDLDDDGELDEGETDPDLFDTDGDGLSDGVERGVVTPFATCADVFVPDEDPTTTTDPARADTDADGIEDGVEDEDRDGQRDEGETDPGDGTSPPAPISAVCTATGRTEVALTTVAPADLALVLPRASTSVEVVSAGTAIGALGHDVTTSVAFVALRVTPADGLVGPLGLEESLRPALATAGALSEREAISTTTWDGAPAVVASYTQASTLDADDHANALAGALAPESTGRLPAATGPTGAMQLRALYVLRSATEAVVLLSVAQRASASGPAAESATAFVAHDFVAGAALGTAGDALAPTCRLLTPLATPQVDVLLVVDDSGSMQASQLALAEAAHAMALAFESAQLDWRMGLVTSSYIATAAPNALRFRRFSRNANLVRGWLTENSTCVAGTCSQVPITPEPATCPGDPSQGANGGCWIGLTGAGTEAVLGSARAAIAAIAPGTAPGDDESPVRARQGARLVVILVGDADDQTTGDTTTSANCGPGGSVDAAGTACVAVADFVSFFGEAGSATLPTNPTGAPIPVHGIVCPSGAACGCTSGSCDLANSGREFNPQPIGGVPQQRHAAVVAATGGVLGSIRDVAAVRRAMDAITRDTIARTGHALDAPLVAASLRVALSAVRDPAACDAADLPRSTVDGYRYDPQRRSLAFYGACRPATESETAAVSFQRWAH; this is encoded by the coding sequence ATGACTCGCGCAACACTGTTCCTCGCGGTGACCCTCGCTCTCCTCGCCGGGTGTGACGGCGAGACGACCTCGAGCGACGACGCAGGAGGTCACGCTCTCCCGGACGCCGCGCCGGTGATCGATGCCGCCACGCCCGACGCGGCCGCGCCCGACGCCGGCCTCGCCGATGCCGGCGGCGATCCGCCCGCCGATGCGGGCCAGGACGGCGGATCCGACGCGTACGTCCCGCCGGTCGACTCCGACTGCGACGGGCTCGTCGACGGTCCGAGCCGCGAGGGCTGGCTGGGCGAGGACCTCGATGACGACGGCGAGCTCGACGAGGGCGAGACCGATCCCGACCTCTTCGACACCGACGGTGACGGGCTCTCGGACGGAGTCGAGCGCGGCGTCGTCACGCCGTTCGCGACGTGCGCCGACGTCTTCGTGCCCGACGAGGACCCGACGACCACCACCGATCCGGCGCGCGCCGACACCGACGCGGACGGCATCGAGGACGGCGTGGAGGACGAGGACCGCGACGGACAGCGCGACGAGGGCGAGACCGATCCCGGCGACGGAACCTCGCCGCCCGCGCCGATCAGCGCGGTCTGCACCGCGACGGGCCGCACCGAGGTCGCGCTCACGACCGTCGCACCGGCGGACCTCGCGCTCGTCCTGCCGCGCGCGTCGACGAGCGTCGAGGTCGTCTCGGCGGGCACGGCGATCGGCGCGCTCGGCCACGACGTGACGACGTCGGTCGCGTTCGTCGCGCTGCGCGTCACGCCGGCCGACGGACTCGTCGGACCGCTCGGTCTCGAGGAGTCGCTCCGCCCCGCGCTCGCGACCGCGGGCGCGCTGAGCGAGCGCGAGGCGATCTCCACGACGACCTGGGACGGCGCGCCTGCCGTCGTCGCGTCCTACACGCAGGCGAGCACGCTCGACGCCGACGACCACGCGAACGCGCTCGCCGGCGCGCTCGCGCCCGAGAGCACCGGACGCCTGCCCGCCGCGACCGGCCCGACCGGCGCGATGCAGCTGCGCGCGCTCTACGTGCTCCGCAGCGCGACCGAGGCCGTCGTGCTCCTCTCGGTCGCGCAGCGCGCGAGCGCGAGCGGCCCGGCCGCCGAGAGCGCGACCGCGTTCGTCGCGCACGACTTCGTCGCGGGCGCGGCGCTCGGCACCGCGGGCGACGCGCTCGCGCCGACGTGCCGCCTGCTGACGCCGCTCGCCACGCCGCAGGTCGACGTGCTCTTGGTCGTCGACGACAGCGGCTCGATGCAAGCGTCGCAGCTCGCGCTCGCCGAAGCCGCGCACGCGATGGCGCTCGCGTTCGAGAGCGCGCAGCTCGACTGGCGCATGGGCCTCGTCACCTCGAGCTACATCGCGACCGCGGCGCCGAACGCGCTGCGCTTCCGTCGCTTCTCGCGCAACGCGAACCTCGTGCGCGGGTGGCTCACCGAGAACAGCACGTGCGTCGCGGGCACGTGCTCGCAGGTCCCCATCACGCCCGAGCCCGCGACGTGCCCGGGCGATCCCTCCCAGGGCGCGAACGGCGGCTGCTGGATCGGGCTCACGGGCGCGGGGACCGAGGCGGTCCTGGGCTCGGCGCGCGCCGCGATCGCCGCGATCGCGCCCGGCACCGCGCCGGGCGACGACGAGTCCCCGGTGCGAGCCCGCCAGGGCGCACGGCTCGTCGTCATCCTCGTCGGCGACGCCGACGATCAGACGACCGGTGACACGACGACCAGCGCGAATTGCGGCCCCGGCGGCAGCGTCGACGCGGCGGGCACCGCGTGCGTGGCGGTCGCCGACTTCGTGAGCTTCTTCGGCGAGGCCGGCAGCGCCACGCTGCCCACCAACCCCACCGGCGCGCCGATCCCGGTGCACGGCATCGTCTGCCCGTCGGGCGCCGCGTGCGGCTGCACCTCCGGCTCCTGCGATCTCGCGAACTCGGGGCGCGAGTTCAATCCCCAGCCGATCGGCGGCGTGCCCCAGCAGCGGCACGCCGCGGTCGTCGCCGCGACCGGTGGCGTGCTCGGCTCGATCCGCGACGTCGCCGCGGTTCGACGCGCGATGGACGCCATCACCCGCGACACGATCGCGCGCACCGGTCATGCGCTCGACGCGCCGCTCGTCGCGGCGTCGCTCCGCGTCGCGCTCAGCGCGGTGCGCGATCCCGCCGCGTGCGACGCCGCCGACCTGCCGCGCAGCACGGTCGACGGCTATCGCTACGATCCGCAGCGTCGCTCGCTCGCGTTCTACGGCGCGTGTCGCCCGGCGACCGAGAGCGAGACCGCCGCGGTCTCGTTCCAGCGCTGGGCGCACTGA